One genomic window of Saccharomyces cerevisiae S288C chromosome XII, complete sequence includes the following:
- the MAG2 gene encoding RING-type E3 ubiquitin transferase MAG2 (Cytoplasmic RING-finger type E3 ubiquitin ligase; involved in monoubiquitination of Rps3p, a 40S subunit from decoding-defective ribosomes, leading to Fap1p-mediated K63-linked polyubiquitination, followed by dissociation of non-functional 80S ribosomes and non-functional rRNA decay (NRD) of 18S rRNA; ubiquitinated; induced in response to mycotoxin patulin; predicted to be involved in repair of alkylated DNA due to interaction with MAG1; similar to the human ring finger motif protein RNF10) → MVEPDMQKKASGGSGGSEMDTLNATSNSSKQGVSNNKRNPVSKKKPGNKVSDGRDNAHNYHGEGRRKSSKQQRSRTPYKETSTRINDQDIDLSIQEEILGGNFKLRGRKTQVSINHLLNFQLPEVEREKSRSSSSKKSNRRRDEHVHLHGDTFVNVNYRLLVDDRFDYPEQNCNPNVPVDQEKILRVIVPKGQNCSICLSEEPVAPRMVTCGHIFCLSCLLNFFSIEETVKNKETGYSKKKKYKECPLCGSIIGPKRVKPVLYEDDFDVTRLNQKPEPGATVHLQLMCKPHGSLLPLPVALHLDPLKCGNFPPANLGSIKHYAHIMKCGVSYSLELYQKDIVAIQEQYEIDKAIYNDSGKFVKQSIENINDQISTLLAATTDLSPLSNDINNGLDNFHFDDDLLTKYDDSSAYFFYQTLVASSTKYFLSPLDVKILLTIFHYYSKFPESIETTVENIHYDTVVTEQLIRRYKYIGHLPIGTEIALLDLDWRKIPFLPKEIYEQFAHELKQRRRKFTMKKQKEDKEKKLYEKRLEQEHAEFYRKENGNSLKFEDSVQMATHYESIVSSSIPLNSLGISMLGPPTNSCSTPQKQAPSHTKRTIWGTSIAVTEDEKASKENKEFQDMLLQRIRQEDSSDVTDSTDSPPTSNGKRGRKKKGKVMLFSSNHQALG, encoded by the coding sequence ATGGTAGAACCGGACATGCAGAAGAAGGCAAGTGGTGGCAGTGGCGGTTCCGAGATGGATACTTTAAATGCTACCAGCAACAGTAGTAAACAAGGAGtttcaaataataaaaggaaTCCGGTCagtaaaaagaaaccaGGGAATAAGGTCTCTGATGGAAGAGATAATGCACATAATTATCACGGGGAAGGCCGCAGAAAAAGTAGCAAACAACAGAGGTCAAGAACGCCCTATAAGGAGACTAGTACTAGGATCAATGATCAAGATATAGATTTATCTATCCAGGAAGAAATTCTTGGTggtaatttcaaattacGAGGCAGGAAAACTCAAGTTTCCATTAATCATTTGTTGAATTTCCAGTTACCTGAAGTCGAAAGGGAAAAAAGTAGGTCCTCTTCAAGTAAGAAATCGAATAGGAGACGCGATGAGCACGTACATTTACACGGTGACACATTTGTTAATGTTAATTACCGTCTTTTGGTAGATGATCGTTTTGACTACCCAGAGCAAAACTGTAACCCGAACGTTCCTGTCgatcaagaaaagattCTAAGAGTCATAGTGCCAAAGGGTCAGAATTGTTCTATTTGTCTGAGCGAGGAACCGGTGGCTCCCAGAATGGTTACTTGTGGCCATATTTTCTGTCTAAGTTGTCTCTTGAACTTTTTCTCCATTGAAGAAACCgtcaaaaataaagagaCTGGGTActcaaagaagaagaaatataaaGAATGCCCGCTTTGTGGAAGTATTATTGGCCCTAAAAGGGTCAAGCCTGTTCTGTATGAGGACGACTTTGATGTAACCAGGTTAAATCAAAAACCCGAACCTGGTGCCACAGTACATCTACAACTGATGTGTAAACCACACGGTTCACTATTACCTTTGCCAGTAGCCTTACATTTAGACCCTCTAAAATGTGGAAATTTCCCTCCCGCAAACTTAGGATCAATAAAGCATTATGCGCATATTATGAAGTGTGGCGTGTCTTACTCCTTGGAGCTCTATCAAAAGGACATTGTTGCTATTCAGGAACAATATGAAATCGACAAGGCCATTTATAATGATAGTGGAAAATTTGTTAAGCAGTCgattgaaaatatcaatgatCAAATTTCGACGTTGCTGGCTGCAACCACTGATTTGAGCCCACTTTCCAACGATATTAACAACGGTTTGGacaattttcattttgatgACGATCTCTTGACCAAATACGATGATTCTTCCGCTTATTTTTTCTACCAGACGTTGGTGGCATCGTCCACGAAATACTTCTTATCTCCACTGGATGTAAAAATCTTATTGACTATTTTCCACTATTATTCCAAGTTTCCAGAAAGCATCGAGACGACAGTCGAAAATATACATTATGATACAGTGGTAACGGAGCAATTAATCCGCCGCTACAAGTACATCGGCCACCTTCCAATCGGCACTGAGATTGCCCTTTTAGACTTGGACTGGCGTAAAATACCATTCCTTCCCAAGGAAATTTACGAACAGTTTGCTCATGAGCTAAAACAACGTCGAAGAAAATTCacaatgaaaaagcaaaaggaagataaggaaaagaaactatATGAAAAAAGGTTGGAACAAGAACATGCCGAGTTCTAcagaaaggaaaatggCAATTCTCTCAAGTTTGAAGACTCTGTACAGATGGCTACCCATTATGAATCCATTGTAAGCTCTTCCATACCTCTCAACTCCTTAGGAATTTCTATGCTGGGTCCACCGACAAATTCCTGCTCTACTCCTCAAAAGCAAGCGCCCTCCCACAcgaaaagaacaatttgGGGGACATCAATTGCAGTGACGGAAGACGAAAAAGCATCAAAGGAGAACAAAGAATTTCAAGATATGTTATTGCAGCGAATAAGGCAGGAAGATAGTTCGGATGTCACAGATTCGACGGATTCTCCTCCTACAAGTAATGGTAAGCGAGGcaggaagaagaaaggtAAAGTCATGCTATTCAGCAGCAATCATCAAGCCTTGGGTTAG
- the TUS1 gene encoding Rho family guanine nucleotide exchange factor TUS1 (Guanine nucleotide exchange factor (GEF) that modulates Rho1p activity; involved in the cell integrity signaling pathway; interacts with Rgl1p; localization of Tus1p to the bed neck is regulated by Rgl1p; multicopy suppressor of tor2 mutation and ypk1 ypk2 double mutation; potential Cdc28p substrate) — protein MYRYNRSSPFERTPEKRVSRQESQRKSIELPKLPPLNTRNSFLDDSDNGTDNISIGWTPISDTQQFQSPVPQAFTFTSKHSARGNGTSSSESTPKSTKYVKERRPPPPPPLLYSTESIRIDSPMVSPSSQSRERSPNKLSFIGNSEERHHMEYISNHSRILKSPFANGFSPNSPKSPRDSSKQQAHFSDESDLRCHEREKALPPIPFTTTLLLSPFDDEDSEFFTKPPPPLSTSRNVSGNSRVSEALESVYSDSDYTFNNSNARQSSFNSLLGAKPLELAPSITAPTQPFSIQSIDEHKLYQCDNVYKLSAIYEWILKVYFEWFNECVFTKIDLFQIVQLLLEFQMPTNFDQDTIDSNVDNIMASFISQKAVRFDIINDEEVAVVVGGLDITGVFTELLPCYSFIDNTYGSTNSLICYSNVCTHGQSSGFRKEIKLSEIINKSVGLWTEYWHLTPDDLAEINPREVQRQSFIFDLIILEERSLNMATAAVEIYGKRFDKSLLPDEPEFKALAFDIFEPLIQLHTEFLLTPIFWKLKTRGKFIDGVGKIYSKWCGEAKNIYLNYAKAMATVHEIIMWEKKNKTKFVTWLKEIDNSVEITRSKMYHDVIFFGGFFKSLQNMPVTLRSILKNTDPSMEDYEYLKIVIKEVEKLNFEVNQVHGLAIDHRKLVRFSKQLVLSTNSSNATSYVNVGGSTNANDDDAIQDKLALGLTYPERKLVLSGTVYKKRDLWLDPTPVYIALLDNCLLITEEISKGETQKYKLIERPIPIDYLSLEKRKIPGTSKQPLRNYSQKEHKSPMHNFSTPINSMRPLLKSSGNHMSTAYGDRKTSNTEISNANPNTDEFSFKIRNTATGESFKFFTESAEVLNQWIDAIMESFKRNAENHDLNAFEFTVLSSEFAYFDKDAPVNLPVAPEGSEIDVALKAYAQKANKDSCSWSKTTRILCCEDVKFEGRIYLFVATTDGIYVKYRDDYGSGFVKILELNDVKRMEANVKLGLLFVLDNRKLCYFNISTVVSRYLAQGNTLDENCIVGTVIRDKVRFFKIADDFGNSKHLFFERKGKIVILTPEFDQLTNQVKYFKFYKEYKLPSSSNNILNNEIEDIAIFRKSFAVCTKKTVILYQDSFEDNGIVLPSFLNDKDMMAHLRHPHLNSLPFKSATDSKKRPSIESLTEEAKKDIATCKAIPVNFFQISQSSFFALVYDEAVVKINCYGEMSDWRKDILLLDFCCTGASFHGNHLILVGDNLIQIYDLKNVEQNLGELVPVQIIKGKKIKLASSERREKTILVLSHPNILNRQLLVACNPVAMADHQ, from the coding sequence ATGTATCGATATAATAGAAGTTCCCCTTTTGAACGAACACCAGAAAAACGAGTAAGCCGTCAAGAAAGCCAACGAAAGAGCATCGAATTGCCCAAACTGCCACCATTGAATACGAGGAACTCCTTTTTGGATGATTCTGATAACGGAACAGATAATATCTCAATTGGCTGGACACCAATCAGTGACACCCAGCAATTCCAAAGCCCGGTCCCTCAGGCTTTTACCTTTACATCAAAACATAGTGCAAGGGGAAACGGTACTAGCTCTTCAGAATCCACACCCAAATCGACAAAGTACGTCAAAGAAAGACGACCACCACCACCGCCACCCCTTTTGTATTCCACTGAATCAATACGGATAGACTCACCCATGGTATCTCCCAGTTCTCAGTCCCGGGAAAGATCACCTAATAAACTATCCTTTATAGGAAACTCAGAGGAACGACATCACATGGAATACATATCTAACCATTCCAGGATCTTAAAATCACCATTTGCGAACGGATTTAGTCCAAATTCCCCTAAATCTCCAAGAGATAGTAGCAAACAGCAGGCTCACTTCTCTGATGAATCAGATCTACGGTGTcatgaaagagaaaaagctTTACCCCCAATTCCTTTCACTACTACTCTTCTGCTATCTCcttttgatgatgaagactCAGAATTTTTTACGAAACCACCACCGCCTCTATCAACATCTAGAAACGTAAGTGGGAATAGCCGAGTATCAGAAGCCCTAGAAAGTGTTTATTCTGACTCAGATTATACTTTTAATAACTCAAATGCCAGGCAAAGTAGTTTTAACTCTTTACTAGGAGCCAAGCCATTAGAATTAGCACCAAGCATTACTGCACCGACACAaccattttcaattcaatCTATCGATGAGCACAAGCTTTATCAATGTGATAATGTTTACAAACTTTCTGCTATTTATGAGTggattttgaaagtttattttgaatGGTTTAATGAATGTGTCTTCACGAAAATCgatcttttccaaattgtTCAATTACTTTTAGAGTTTCAAATGCCTACAAATTTCGATCAAGATACGATAGACTCAAATGTGGATAATATTATGGCTTCGTTTATTTCCCAGAAAGCAGTAAGATTCGATATCATTAACGATGAAGAGGTAGCCGTAGTTGTGGGAGGGCTGGATATTACTGGTGTTTTCACCGAACTACTACCGTGCTATTCATTCATCGATAATACTTATGGATCTACAAACTCCCTGATTTGTTATTCCAACGTTTGCACACATGGCCAAAGCTCTGGCttcagaaaagaaataaaactTTCCGAAATCATAAATAAATCAGTTGGACTTTGGACAGAATACTGGCACTTGACTCCAGATGATTTAGCAGAAATTAATCCCCGTGAAGTACAAAGACAAAGCTTTATATTTGACTTAATTATTTTAGAAGAAAGATCCTTAAACATGGCTACTGCCGCGGTAGAAATCTATGGGAAACGGTTTGACAAATCCCTACTTCCAGATGAGCCTGAGTTCAAGGCATTGGCATTTGATATCTTCGAACCTCTAATACAATTACATACcgaatttcttttgacgccaatattttggaaattaaAAACGAGAGGTAAGTTTATTGATGGCGTTGGAAAAATCTATTCAAAATGGTGTGGTGAAGCcaagaatatatatttgaattACGCGAAAGCTATGGCAACGGTACACGAAATCATAATGTgggagaagaaaaacaagacGAAATTTGTAACATGGCTTAAGGAGATTGATAACTCGGTTGAAATTACAAGATCGAAGATGTATCATGATGTTATATTCTTTGGGgggtttttcaaatctttaCAAAACATGCCCGTAACTCTGCGCtcaattttgaagaacacGGATCCTTCCATGGAGGATTATGAATACCTGAAAATAGTAATTAAGGAAGTAGAAAAGTTGAACTTTGAAGTTAATCAGGTACATGGATTAGCAATTGACCATAGGAAACTAGTAAGGTTTTCGAAACAATTAGTATTAAGTACTAATAGTAGTAATGCAACAAGCTATGTGAACGTCGGTGGTAGTACTAACGCAAATGACGATGATGCAATTCAGGATAAACTAGCTCTTGGTTTAACTTATCCGGAAAGGAAGTTAGTACTATCTGGCACTGTTTATAAAAAGAGGGATTTATGGCTGGACCCAACCCCAGTGTATATCGCATTATTGGACAATTGCTTACTGATTACAGAGGAAATAAGTAAAGGAGAAACTCAAAAATATAAGCTTATTGAAAGACCTATCCCAATAGATTATTTAAGTCTcgagaaaaggaaaattccAGGAACAAGTAAACAGCCTCTGAGAAACTACTCTCAGAAAGAACATAAATCCCCAATGCATAATTTTTCGACACCGATTAACTCCATGAGACCTCTGCTTAAAAGTTCTGGAAATCACATGTCAACAGCGTATGGAGATAGAAAGACTAGTAATACTGAAATTTCTAACGCGAATCCAAACACAGACGAGTTCTCATTTAAGATCAGAAATACAGCCACAGGTGAATcgttcaaattttttacaGAAAGTGCAGAAGTACTCAACCAATGGATTGATGCTATCATGGAATcttttaaaagaaatgcaGAAAATCATGATTTAAATGCCTTTGAATTTACAGTGTTGAGCTCTGAGTTCGCATACTTCGACAAGGATGCACCGGTGAATCTACCTGTAGCTCCGGAAGGATCAGAAATTGATGTAGCACTCAAAGCTTACGCtcaaaaagcaaacaaaGATTCATGTTCATGGAGTAAGACAACACGGATTCTTTGTTGTGAAGATGTTAAATTCGAGGGCAGAATTTACCTATTTGTGGCTACAACAGACGGTATCTATGTGAAATATAGAGACGATTATGGTAGTGGTTTCGTTAAAATATTAGAATTAAACGACGTCAAAAGAATGGAAGCCAATGTTAAGTTGGGGCTCTTGTTTGTATTGGATAACAGAAAGTTGTGCTATTTTAATATCTCAACGGTAGTGAGCCGTTACCTAGCGCAAGGAAACACTCTAGATGAAAACTGCATTGTGGGAACAGTAATCAGAGATAAGGTGagattcttcaaaattgcTGATGATTTTGGTAACTCAAaacatttattttttgaaagaaaggGGAAGATAGTTATATTAACACCAGAATTTGATCAATTGACAAACCAagtaaaatatttcaaattttacAAAGAGTATAAGCTCCCAAGTTCAAGTAATAACATTCTGAATAACGAAATTGAGGATATTGCCATATTCAGGAAAAGTTTTGCTGTGTGTACAAAGAAAACAGTCATACTTTATCAAGATTCATTCGAGGATAACGGAATAGTCTTACCatcttttttgaatgataaaGATATGATGGCACACTTGAGGCATCCACATTTGAATAGCTTACCGTTCAAAAGTGCTACAGACTCCAAGAAACGCCCCTCCATAGAATCTCTCACtgaagaagcaaaaaagGATATCGCCACTTGCAAAGCTATACCggtcaatttttttcaaatatcaCAATCTAGTTTTTTTGCCTTGGTTTATGATGAAGCCGTAGTGAAAATAAACTGCTACGGTGAGATGTCTGATTGGAGAAAGGATATTCTCTTACTTGATTTTTGTTGTACCGGCGCGAGCTTCCATGGTAATCATTTGATTCTCGTTGGCGACAATTTGATACAGATTTACGACTTAAAAAATGTTGAGCAGAACCTAGGCGAATTGGTTCCCGTCCAGATcataaaaggaaagaagatAAAGCTGGCTAGTTCAGAAAGGAGAGAGAAAACAATTCTTGTGTTAAGTCATCCAAATATACTTAATAGACAATTATTAGTCGCGTGCAATCCTGTAGCAATGGCAGATCATCAATAA
- the TDA5 gene encoding Tda5p (hypothetical protein; detected in highly purified mitochondria in high-throughput studies; proposed to be involved in resistance to mechlorethamine and streptozotocin; null mutant sensitive to expression of top1-T722A allele): MNIDCLCRWVVLPLLRYPLLVALVLRWSLSDSISICLTIYTLLINAFLIANSYIKRSGQVAWKSLREFKNGIVLITGGSKGLGRAIVSQLLQDYSNLTILNVDICPSSVRNTRVKDLICDLSDDEEVAALLNLLKRKYKNEIRLIVNNAGVRANFTGFNGMERDNLDKIFKINTFAPLQFIQELAPSRHSTRQCYIVNIASILGILTPAKVAAYAASKAALIAFHQSYSFELQNEGVRNIRTLLVTPGQLNTEMFAGFKPPRQFFAPVIDITTLAAKIVRYCELGQRGQLNEPFYCSFAHLLMCVPYSLQRIVRSFSRIDCCLPDE, from the exons ATGAATATAGACTGTTTGTGTCGTTGGGTAGTTCTGCCACTGCTGCGCTATCCACTTCTGGTAGCTCTTGTATTGAGATG GTCTCTAAGCGACTCGATAAGCATTTGTCTAACAATCTATACACTACTGATAAATGCATTCCTCATTGCTAATTCCTATATAAAGCGGTCGGGACAGGTCGCCTGGAAGAGCCTTCGTGAATTTAAGAATGGCATAGTTCTTATTACTGGAGGAAGTAAAGGACTTGGACGGGCCATAGTATCTCAACTCCTACAAGACTACAGCAACCTGACCATCTTGAATGTCGACATATGCCCATCATCAGTGAGGAATACTCGCGTGAAGGATCTCATCTGCGACCTgagtgatgatgaagaagttgCAGCACTActgaatttgttgaaaagaaagtataaaaatgaaatccGATTGATTGTGAACAATGCTGGAGTAAGGGCCAACTTCACCGGATTCAACGGCATGGAACGGGATAATCTTGATAAGATTTTTAAGATAAACACATTTGCACCACTTCAGTTCATTCAAGAACTGGCCCCTAGTAGACACTCAACTAGACAGTGTTATATTGTCAATATCGCAAGCATTTTGGGCATATTGACGCCGGCCAAAGTAGCAGCTTATGCGGCGAGCAAAGCAGCATTGATAGCCTTTCATCAGTCGTACAGTTTTGAATTGCAAAACGAAGGCGTAAGAAATATCAGAACACTATTAGTGACCCCAGGGCAACTGAATACGGAAATGTTTGCAGGATTCAAGCCTCCTCGCCAGTTCTTTGCCCCTGTAATAGACATTACTACTCTAGCTGCCAAGATAGTCCGTTATTGTGAGCTGGGTCAGAGGGGACAGCTAAATGAACCCTTTTATTGTAGTTTTGCTCATCTTTTGATGTGCGTACCTTATTCGCTACAACGCATTGTAAGAAGCTTCTCTCGCATAGATTGCTGCCTCCCGGACGAGTAG